A region of Pyxidicoccus parkwaysis DNA encodes the following proteins:
- a CDS encoding methyl-accepting chemotaxis protein yields the protein MKAPEGLSGLARWTARPALLGTTVGTGLGLLHALVTDSLPGGRWDLLLGQVGLMLALSLWLIGVHGRRSLRVLYALGEGRLPPTPEHLRAALLEARVFPERSFFFILQNWVVGALLLALVCVPLADEEWTLGLRIVLGGVSLGPLSALLVYLLVARRGRKVVELVAAQGLTPLEVVATVPPRRMHIRRRMVLFIAIAMLSPSLFILDASVPRTLRAVDEVTEAATPGEGAAAVERARDGDGMGVAGLVALLVMLTAYLGGTVIAEPLRSITEDATRIAQGDLRPPRVIAAEDEVWATSAAFAQMQAQLGQALTQLRRAGLQISTTTEQLVATSGEQESGADEQASSLNVTSATTEELARSATQIAGNAESVSTIAETTFAAAQTGQRGAAAFLGAMQRMKEDNQAIADAVVRLNKRVQQIGKVVEFINEIADKSDLLALNAELEGTKAGEVGRGFSLVAAEMRRLAENVIRSTKAIEQLIEEIRDATHAAVMATEAGLKTTDAGTVLAAQVDESLSLILELARQTSHAVRSIHLATQQQQTGTDQLAAAMGDILRVTEQNSAATKQMATANADLASLARDLKRVVERFHVSAAGSAVGSGDGA from the coding sequence ATGAAGGCGCCGGAAGGGTTGAGCGGGCTGGCCCGGTGGACGGCGCGGCCGGCCCTGCTGGGCACCACCGTGGGCACCGGCCTGGGGCTGCTGCACGCGCTCGTCACCGACTCGCTGCCCGGTGGCAGGTGGGACCTGCTGCTGGGGCAGGTGGGGCTGATGCTGGCCCTGTCGCTGTGGCTCATCGGCGTGCATGGCCGGCGCTCGCTGCGCGTGCTGTATGCGTTGGGGGAGGGAAGGCTGCCGCCCACGCCGGAGCACCTGCGCGCGGCGCTGCTGGAGGCCCGCGTCTTCCCGGAGCGGAGCTTCTTCTTCATCCTCCAGAACTGGGTGGTGGGCGCGCTGCTGCTGGCGCTCGTCTGCGTGCCCCTGGCGGACGAGGAATGGACGCTGGGGCTGCGCATCGTCCTGGGCGGCGTGTCGCTGGGGCCCTTGAGCGCGCTGCTCGTCTACCTGCTGGTGGCGCGCCGCGGGCGCAAGGTGGTGGAGCTGGTCGCCGCGCAGGGACTGACGCCGCTGGAGGTGGTGGCCACGGTACCGCCCCGTCGCATGCACATCCGCCGGCGCATGGTGCTCTTCATCGCGATTGCCATGCTCAGCCCGTCGCTCTTCATCCTCGACGCGTCCGTGCCGCGCACCCTGCGCGCGGTGGACGAGGTGACGGAGGCGGCCACGCCCGGGGAGGGCGCGGCCGCGGTGGAGCGCGCCAGGGACGGCGATGGCATGGGCGTGGCGGGGCTGGTGGCGCTGCTGGTGATGCTCACCGCGTACCTGGGCGGCACCGTCATCGCCGAGCCGCTGCGCTCCATCACCGAGGACGCCACGCGCATCGCCCAGGGTGATTTGCGCCCGCCGCGCGTCATCGCCGCGGAGGACGAGGTGTGGGCCACGTCCGCCGCCTTCGCGCAGATGCAGGCGCAGCTCGGCCAGGCGCTCACCCAGCTGCGGCGCGCGGGCCTGCAGATTTCGACCACCACCGAGCAGCTCGTGGCCACCTCCGGCGAGCAGGAGTCCGGCGCGGACGAGCAGGCCAGCTCGCTCAACGTGACGAGCGCCACCACGGAGGAGCTGGCGCGCTCGGCGACGCAGATTGCCGGCAACGCCGAGTCCGTCTCCACCATCGCCGAGACGACGTTCGCCGCCGCGCAGACGGGCCAGCGCGGCGCGGCCGCCTTCCTCGGCGCCATGCAGCGCATGAAGGAGGACAACCAGGCCATCGCCGACGCCGTGGTGCGCCTCAACAAGCGCGTGCAGCAGATTGGCAAGGTGGTGGAGTTCATCAACGAGATTGCCGACAAGTCCGACTTGCTCGCGCTGAACGCGGAGCTGGAGGGCACCAAGGCGGGCGAGGTGGGCCGGGGCTTCTCGCTGGTGGCCGCGGAGATGCGGCGCCTCGCGGAGAACGTCATCCGCTCCACCAAGGCGATTGAGCAGCTCATCGAGGAGATTCGCGACGCGACGCACGCGGCCGTCATGGCCACCGAGGCGGGGCTGAAGACGACGGACGCGGGCACGGTGCTGGCGGCCCAGGTGGACGAGAGCCTGAGCCTCATCCTCGAGCTGGCGCGGCAGACGTCGCACGCGGTGCGCAGCATCCATCTGGCCACGCAGCAGCAGCAGACGGGCACGGACCAGCTCGCCGCGGCCATGGGCGACATCCTGCGCGTCACCGAGCAGAACTCGGCGGCCACCAAGCAGATGGCGACGGCCAACGCGGACCTGGCCTCGCTCGCTCGGGACTTGAAGCGGGTGGTGGAGCGCTTCCACGTGAGCGCCGCCGGCTCTGCCGTGGGTTCTGGAGACGGGGCGTGA
- a CDS encoding methyl-accepting chemotaxis protein — MTTRNGPRRASFSRHLMIPIPLANLVGAALSLHFASLTLADELAPRMSLFGWAGATLSAVTLLSGAALSLGRLRTLRGLERGDVPSTPEKLAAAVAEVTRAPDDAFLGSLGLWLLTTVSLGGVMWGVGGLGHSVAGRIAGLGLLFGPLTALLVHCLVILRSRKVVLWLAELGMTHAQLIAAMPRRGEIRARLVAFTFICVVTPAVLSHRLATALGARLLTRLAQESSPDAQMALAETLRLEALTSGGVLVVLVFGLALATAWLGGTLLGRPLRELSGEARRIAEGDLASPRVVPAEDEVWDVSAAFTTMRAHLADVMSQLQRAGAQISATTEEILSTSGRYEAGAAEQASSLDETSATTEELARSARQIAENAGSVAEIAHRTLGAAEQGQGSAEAFLGSMARMRQDNGAIASAVVRLNKRVQQIGKIVEFINGVADKSDLLALNAELEGTKAGEVGRGFSLVAAEMRRLAENVLESTKEIEGLIEEVREASAAAVSATEGGVRAVETGTTLAQQVSESLRQIVDLAGQTSDAVRSISLATQQQQMGTDQLADTMADILRITQQSLNATKQVSTANTDLLVLARDLRGVVERFQIGRDTLREEGG, encoded by the coding sequence ATGACGACGCGCAACGGCCCCCGGCGGGCCTCGTTCAGCCGGCACCTGATGATTCCCATTCCCCTCGCCAACCTGGTGGGGGCGGCGCTCAGCCTGCACTTCGCCTCGCTCACCCTGGCGGACGAGCTGGCGCCGCGCATGTCCCTCTTCGGCTGGGCGGGGGCGACGCTGTCGGCGGTGACGCTGCTGTCGGGCGCGGCGCTCTCGCTGGGGCGGCTGCGCACCCTGCGCGGGCTGGAGCGCGGGGACGTGCCCTCCACGCCGGAGAAGCTGGCGGCGGCGGTGGCGGAGGTGACGCGGGCCCCGGACGACGCCTTCCTCGGCTCGCTGGGGCTGTGGCTGCTCACCACCGTGTCCCTGGGCGGCGTCATGTGGGGCGTGGGCGGGTTGGGCCACTCCGTGGCGGGGCGCATCGCCGGGCTGGGGCTGCTCTTCGGGCCGCTCACCGCGCTGCTCGTGCACTGCCTCGTCATCCTGCGCTCGCGCAAGGTGGTGCTGTGGCTGGCGGAGCTGGGCATGACGCACGCGCAGCTCATCGCCGCCATGCCCCGCCGGGGCGAGATTCGCGCGAGGCTGGTGGCCTTCACGTTCATCTGCGTGGTGACGCCCGCGGTGCTGTCCCACCGGCTCGCCACGGCGCTGGGGGCGCGGCTCCTCACCCGGCTGGCGCAGGAGTCCAGCCCGGACGCGCAGATGGCGCTGGCGGAGACGCTGCGCCTGGAGGCGCTCACCTCGGGCGGCGTGCTGGTGGTGCTCGTCTTCGGGCTGGCGCTGGCCACCGCGTGGCTGGGCGGCACGCTGCTGGGGCGGCCCCTGCGCGAGCTGTCCGGGGAGGCGCGGCGCATCGCCGAGGGGGACCTGGCCAGCCCGCGCGTGGTGCCCGCGGAGGACGAGGTCTGGGACGTGTCCGCCGCCTTCACCACCATGCGCGCGCACCTGGCGGACGTCATGTCGCAGCTGCAGCGCGCGGGCGCGCAGATTTCGGCGACGACGGAGGAAATCCTCTCCACTTCCGGGCGCTACGAGGCGGGAGCCGCGGAGCAGGCCAGCTCGCTGGACGAGACGAGCGCCACCACGGAGGAGCTGGCGCGCTCGGCGAGGCAGATTGCGGAGAACGCGGGCTCGGTGGCGGAAATCGCGCACCGCACGCTGGGCGCGGCGGAGCAGGGGCAGGGCAGCGCGGAGGCCTTCCTCGGCTCCATGGCCCGCATGCGCCAGGACAACGGCGCCATTGCGTCCGCGGTGGTGCGCCTCAACAAGCGCGTGCAGCAGATTGGCAAGATTGTCGAGTTCATCAACGGCGTGGCCGACAAGAGCGACTTGCTGGCGCTGAACGCGGAGCTGGAGGGCACGAAGGCGGGCGAGGTGGGGCGGGGCTTCTCGCTGGTGGCCGCGGAGATGCGGCGCCTCGCGGAGAACGTGCTGGAGTCCACGAAGGAGATTGAGGGGCTCATCGAGGAGGTGCGCGAGGCGTCCGCCGCGGCCGTGTCCGCGACGGAGGGCGGCGTGCGCGCGGTGGAGACGGGCACCACGCTGGCGCAGCAGGTGTCCGAGTCGCTGCGGCAGATTGTGGACCTGGCCGGACAGACGTCTGACGCGGTGCGGAGCATCTCCCTGGCCACGCAGCAGCAGCAGATGGGCACGGACCAGCTCGCGGACACGATGGCGGACATCCTCCGCATCACCCAGCAGAGCCTCAACGCCACCAAGCAGGTGAGCACCGCCAACACGGACCTGCTGGTGCTGGCGAGGGATTTGCGCGGCGTGGTGGAGCGCTTCCAGATTGGACGGGACACGCTCCGCGAGGAGGGCGGGTGA
- a CDS encoding hybrid sensor histidine kinase/response regulator, translating to MNPSDRLLKQFRDLVTVRLERINRGLMELEAGANAEAGRGMLRELHGLKGEARMMGFDDINALVHEMEELVRCTEPQRYSLSQPSTDALLLAADAVLVLSGALPSADPPPRVDTLVASLQSCIRTEADRVALLVVPGPAEAVQRGGPGASGASSREGASFPHAGDEASSGSVRAGPALSVPGATPAHGTLLMSSAKSGAASAHAGTALAHKSAPVPSSSATSASAANISRMPAPNTPATRTPGAGATAARQPEPRSDTSVRIGVASLDVLTSAVTNLAQVARRRELANARRLALARELSQLAREAEDLGPAGAALAARLGTAKELAAALHRESKLLSNAELRDLGMVVEEVQTLRMLPLSVLFEPYPRMVRDLSRALGKEVELVVDGEDTRADRAVVEALREPLMHLVRNALDHGLETRVERVASDKNPRGCLTLRAAREGSRIVLRVEDDGMGLDPAQLRKVAVRKGFLDESAANALSDAAARELIFLPGFTSREVVTDLSGRGVGLDAVRTSIQGLGGDVGVESAPGWGTIFEVRVPVSLTVAPLLFIQVGEETLALSATHVSRALKVESSTLVEVAGRASVLVEGRVLPLAPLASLLGLAPDRPVHEGELALVVRSQGGAAALVVDRVLEERVQAILPVRGVLARYAHLTGATSLADGRLAIVLSAAWLTSSAQGTIPPKLSRSAPAPGVPSRKRRILVVDDSPLTRELISNLLEAVGYDTVMAGDGAEALDLADAHALDLVVTDLEMPGVDGLELTRRLKGHPAHSSLPVVILTTRGGEDDRRRGLAAGADGYITKGDLVRQDLVDVVGRLLG from the coding sequence GTGAACCCGAGCGACCGCCTCCTCAAGCAGTTCCGGGACCTGGTGACGGTGCGCCTGGAGCGCATCAACCGGGGGCTGATGGAGCTGGAGGCCGGCGCCAACGCGGAGGCCGGGCGGGGCATGCTGCGCGAGCTGCACGGCCTCAAGGGCGAGGCCCGGATGATGGGCTTCGACGACATCAACGCGCTCGTCCACGAGATGGAGGAGCTGGTCCGCTGCACCGAGCCGCAGCGCTACAGCCTCTCGCAGCCGTCCACGGATGCGCTGCTCCTGGCGGCGGACGCCGTGCTGGTGCTGTCCGGCGCGCTGCCGTCCGCGGACCCGCCGCCGAGGGTGGACACGCTCGTGGCGTCGCTCCAGTCCTGCATCCGCACCGAGGCGGACCGCGTGGCGCTGCTGGTCGTCCCGGGGCCCGCGGAAGCCGTGCAGCGGGGGGGGCCCGGTGCGTCGGGCGCCTCGTCGCGGGAGGGTGCTTCGTTTCCTCATGCCGGGGACGAAGCCTCCAGCGGCTCGGTGCGAGCCGGCCCGGCGCTGTCGGTTCCGGGAGCCACGCCCGCGCACGGGACGCTGCTCATGTCTTCCGCGAAGTCCGGCGCCGCGAGCGCCCACGCGGGGACCGCGCTCGCTCACAAGTCCGCGCCCGTCCCGTCCTCCTCCGCGACGTCCGCCTCCGCCGCGAACATCTCCCGGATGCCGGCGCCGAACACCCCGGCGACCCGTACCCCCGGAGCCGGGGCGACGGCGGCCCGTCAGCCCGAGCCGCGCTCGGACACGTCGGTGCGCATCGGCGTGGCGAGCCTGGACGTGCTCACCAGCGCCGTCACCAACCTCGCGCAGGTGGCTCGGCGGCGGGAGCTGGCCAACGCGCGCCGGCTCGCCCTGGCGCGCGAGTTGAGCCAGCTTGCCCGGGAGGCGGAGGACCTCGGGCCCGCGGGCGCGGCGCTGGCCGCGCGGCTCGGCACGGCCAAGGAGCTCGCCGCCGCGCTCCACCGCGAGTCCAAGCTGCTGTCCAACGCGGAGCTGCGCGATTTGGGCATGGTGGTGGAAGAGGTCCAGACGCTGCGGATGCTCCCGCTGTCCGTCCTCTTCGAGCCGTATCCGCGCATGGTTCGTGACTTGTCGCGCGCCCTGGGCAAGGAGGTGGAGCTCGTCGTCGACGGCGAGGACACCCGCGCGGACCGGGCGGTGGTGGAGGCCCTGCGCGAGCCGCTGATGCACCTGGTGCGCAACGCCCTGGACCACGGGCTGGAGACGCGGGTGGAGCGGGTGGCCTCGGACAAGAATCCCCGGGGCTGCCTCACGCTGCGCGCCGCGCGCGAGGGCAGCCGCATCGTCCTGCGCGTGGAGGACGACGGCATGGGGCTGGACCCGGCCCAGCTCCGCAAGGTCGCCGTGCGCAAGGGCTTCCTCGACGAGAGCGCCGCCAACGCCCTCTCGGACGCCGCGGCCCGCGAGCTCATCTTCCTCCCCGGCTTCACCTCGCGCGAGGTGGTGACCGACCTGTCGGGTCGCGGCGTGGGGCTGGACGCGGTGCGTACCTCCATCCAGGGCCTGGGAGGCGACGTGGGCGTCGAGTCCGCGCCCGGCTGGGGCACCATCTTCGAGGTGCGCGTCCCCGTCTCCCTCACGGTGGCGCCGCTGCTCTTCATCCAGGTGGGGGAGGAGACGCTGGCCCTGAGCGCCACCCACGTCTCGCGGGCCCTCAAGGTGGAGTCGTCGACCCTGGTCGAGGTCGCCGGCCGTGCCTCGGTGCTGGTGGAGGGGCGGGTGCTGCCGCTCGCTCCGCTGGCCTCGCTGCTGGGCCTGGCCCCCGACCGCCCCGTGCACGAAGGCGAGCTGGCGCTCGTTGTCAGGAGCCAGGGCGGGGCCGCCGCCCTGGTGGTGGACCGGGTGCTGGAGGAGCGCGTCCAGGCCATCCTCCCGGTGCGTGGGGTGCTCGCCCGCTATGCCCACCTCACCGGCGCCACGTCCCTGGCGGACGGGCGGCTGGCCATCGTGCTGTCGGCCGCCTGGCTCACCTCCAGCGCCCAGGGCACCATCCCCCCGAAGCTGTCCCGCTCGGCGCCGGCCCCGGGCGTCCCGTCGCGCAAGCGGCGCATCCTCGTGGTGGACGACTCGCCCCTCACCCGGGAGCTCATCTCCAACCTCCTGGAGGCGGTGGGGTACGACACCGTGATGGCCGGCGATGGGGCCGAGGCCCTGGACCTGGCGGACGCGCATGCCCTGGACCTGGTGGTGACGGATTTGGAGATGCCCGGGGTGGACGGCCTGGAGCTCACCCGGCGCCTCAAGGGACACCCGGCCCACTCCAGCCTTCCCGTCGTCATCCTCACCACCCGTGGTGGGGAGGATGACCGGCGGCGTGGGCTGGCGGCCGGAGCGGACGGCTACATCACCAAGGGCGACCTGGTGCGACAGGACCTGGTGGACGTGGTGGGGCGCCTGTTGGGCTGA
- the cheB gene encoding chemotaxis-specific protein-glutamate methyltransferase CheB, whose protein sequence is MGKKVSVLVVDDSLICRQLICDALTKDPDIEVVGSCADGKQAIEMTKELRPHVITMDVDMPVMDGLTATEHIMAECPTPILVLTADPRSQAPELTYRALELGALALQIKPAIDAGPEAWNLVREIKLLSSVRVIRHLRRPQKGNITPPRVAASVLPAVSMGVVAVAASTGGPQVLFRMLSELPADFPAPIVIVQHINAAFAESLAGWLANTSRLKVRLAQDGEPLMPGHVLIAPPGQHLVIPFRGRVGLKPGVERDGHMPSGTVLLESAARTYGRRAVGLVLTGMGADGADGLLSIKQAGGLTLAQNEESCVVFGMPGAAVERKAVDHLIHGDDVASTLARLARGESLAVGR, encoded by the coding sequence ATGGGCAAGAAAGTGTCGGTGCTGGTGGTCGATGACTCACTCATCTGCCGACAGCTCATCTGCGACGCGCTGACGAAGGACCCGGACATCGAGGTCGTGGGTTCCTGCGCGGACGGCAAGCAGGCCATCGAGATGACGAAGGAGCTGCGGCCCCACGTCATCACGATGGACGTGGACATGCCCGTCATGGACGGGCTCACGGCCACCGAGCACATCATGGCCGAGTGCCCCACGCCGATTCTGGTGCTCACCGCGGACCCGCGCTCGCAGGCCCCGGAGCTGACCTACCGCGCGCTGGAGCTGGGCGCGCTCGCCCTGCAAATCAAGCCCGCCATCGACGCGGGGCCCGAGGCGTGGAACCTCGTCCGCGAAATCAAGCTCCTGTCCTCGGTGCGCGTCATCCGCCACCTGCGCCGGCCCCAGAAGGGCAACATCACCCCGCCCCGGGTGGCCGCGTCGGTGCTCCCGGCCGTGTCCATGGGCGTGGTGGCGGTGGCCGCCAGCACCGGTGGCCCGCAGGTGCTCTTCCGGATGCTGTCGGAGCTGCCGGCGGACTTCCCGGCGCCCATCGTCATCGTCCAGCACATCAACGCCGCCTTCGCCGAGTCGCTGGCCGGGTGGCTCGCCAATACCAGCCGGCTCAAGGTGCGGCTGGCCCAGGACGGCGAGCCGCTGATGCCGGGGCACGTGCTCATCGCCCCGCCGGGGCAGCACCTCGTGATTCCGTTCCGGGGGCGGGTGGGGCTCAAGCCGGGCGTGGAGCGCGACGGGCACATGCCGTCCGGCACGGTGCTGCTGGAGAGCGCGGCGCGCACGTACGGGCGGCGCGCGGTGGGGCTGGTGCTCACGGGCATGGGCGCGGACGGCGCGGACGGGCTTCTCTCCATCAAGCAGGCCGGAGGGCTGACGCTGGCGCAGAACGAGGAGTCGTGCGTGGTCTTCGGCATGCCGGGCGCGGCGGTGGAGCGCAAGGCGGTGGACCACCTCATCCACGGGGACGACGTCGCGAGCACGCTGGCACGGCTGGCGCGCGGCGAGTCCCTCGCCGTGGGGCGCTGA
- a CDS encoding CheR family methyltransferase, translated as MSLSGPQVRRLDERLVARSQGLTPQQYLNFIKSPSGALELEALINAVVVHKTDLFRDEVQLTAFRAQVLAPLVERARRPLRVWSAGCATGEEVATLLVLLAEAGADPGSTVLGTDISAHALQRAQGLGFTEEQLRRVPPASRERYFVPSGARTALVPALRERASFQLHNLMDTPYPAPAGGGGFDVIFCRNVLIYFTVEAFQRTVEVLAGSLVPGGTLVLSSSEPLLTLPPTLRVLRGEQAFFYVRVEEATGGEGTAAFTLPPKRASGSVPAVAAPAPRKSPPAPSSERPRDTEEVVSLDVGGGPSTPTEPAIAEADRLFAGVLDGTASGGTEDLAEKNLRRCLALDPDHAAGRYLLALLLEQGGRPTEAATEYLRALQSLEAGRARPVPFFLNPARLQVACAHAVERLDTSTRAR; from the coding sequence ATGTCGTTGAGTGGTCCGCAGGTGCGCCGGCTGGATGAACGGCTGGTGGCGCGCAGCCAGGGCCTCACGCCGCAGCAGTACCTCAACTTCATCAAGTCCCCCTCCGGCGCGCTGGAGCTGGAGGCGCTCATCAACGCGGTGGTGGTCCACAAGACGGACCTCTTCCGGGACGAGGTGCAGCTGACGGCGTTCCGCGCGCAGGTGCTCGCGCCGCTGGTGGAGCGGGCGCGGAGGCCGCTGCGCGTGTGGAGCGCGGGCTGCGCCACGGGCGAGGAGGTGGCCACGCTGCTGGTGCTGCTGGCCGAGGCGGGCGCGGACCCGGGCAGCACGGTGCTGGGCACGGACATCTCCGCGCACGCCCTGCAGCGGGCCCAGGGGCTGGGCTTCACGGAAGAGCAGCTCCGCCGGGTGCCGCCCGCCTCGCGCGAGCGGTACTTCGTCCCGTCGGGGGCGCGCACGGCGCTGGTGCCGGCCCTGCGCGAGCGGGCCAGCTTCCAGCTCCACAACCTGATGGACACGCCGTACCCGGCGCCCGCGGGAGGCGGCGGCTTCGACGTCATCTTCTGCCGCAACGTGCTCATCTACTTCACGGTGGAGGCCTTCCAGCGGACGGTGGAGGTGCTGGCCGGGAGCCTCGTGCCGGGCGGCACGCTGGTGTTGTCCTCCTCGGAGCCGCTGCTCACGCTTCCTCCGACGCTGCGGGTGCTGCGCGGCGAGCAGGCCTTCTTCTACGTGCGCGTGGAGGAGGCCACGGGAGGGGAGGGGACCGCGGCCTTCACGCTGCCCCCGAAGCGCGCGTCCGGGAGCGTTCCCGCGGTGGCCGCTCCCGCTCCGCGAAAGAGCCCACCCGCGCCTTCCAGCGAGCGTCCGCGAGACACCGAGGAGGTCGTCTCCCTCGACGTGGGAGGAGGTCCCTCCACTCCGACGGAGCCTGCCATCGCCGAGGCGGACCGTCTCTTCGCGGGCGTCCTCGACGGCACGGCCTCCGGCGGCACGGAGGACCTGGCGGAGAAGAACCTGCGCCGCTGCCTCGCGTTGGATCCGGACCACGCCGCCGGGCGCTACCTCCTGGCGTTGCTGCTGGAGCAGGGCGGACGCCCCACCGAGGCCGCCACCGAGTACCTCCGCGCGCTCCAGTCTCTGGAGGCGGGCCGGGCGCGCCCCGTGCCCTTCTTCCTCAACCCCGCGCGTCTCCAGGTGGCCTGCGCCCACGCCGTGGAGCGCCTGGACACCTCCACCCGAGCGCGCTGA
- a CDS encoding tetratricopeptide repeat protein, with product MRRLVLLALLALPGCFYPADRGRALEARVDRLSADSAQMQAELKEAREQLAATLPKIDEKVAEVTKALESLDTASRRKDADIGIQFQKTVEDLSQLRGQVETYLHKITELETAIAEQDKKLLALQGTEAVKEAEAKKKAEELQRPTDKKEFLTLAQEKAKAGEVLVARQLYTEFLKKWAKDPLVADAHYGLGETYYAEQRCREALFEYGKVVQEYPKSAAAPDAYLRSSDCFSKLKMKDESRIALEELVKDYPKSAAAKTAKERLAELDKAKTPPKKGKK from the coding sequence ATGCGAAGGCTCGTCCTGCTCGCCCTGCTGGCGCTCCCTGGCTGTTTCTATCCCGCTGACCGTGGCCGCGCGCTCGAGGCCAGGGTGGACCGGCTCAGCGCCGACTCCGCGCAGATGCAGGCGGAACTGAAGGAGGCGCGCGAGCAGCTCGCCGCCACCCTGCCCAAAATCGACGAGAAGGTCGCCGAAGTCACCAAGGCCCTGGAGAGCCTGGACACCGCCTCGCGCCGCAAGGACGCGGACATCGGCATCCAGTTCCAGAAGACGGTGGAGGACCTCTCCCAGCTCCGCGGCCAGGTGGAGACCTACCTCCACAAAATCACCGAGCTGGAGACGGCCATCGCCGAGCAGGACAAGAAGCTGCTCGCCCTCCAGGGCACCGAGGCGGTGAAGGAGGCCGAGGCCAAGAAGAAGGCCGAGGAGCTCCAGCGCCCCACGGACAAGAAGGAGTTCCTCACGCTCGCGCAGGAGAAGGCCAAGGCGGGCGAGGTGCTCGTCGCGCGCCAGCTCTACACCGAGTTCCTGAAGAAGTGGGCCAAGGACCCGCTGGTGGCGGACGCGCACTACGGCCTCGGCGAGACGTACTACGCCGAGCAGCGCTGCCGCGAGGCCCTCTTCGAGTACGGCAAGGTGGTGCAGGAGTACCCGAAGTCCGCCGCCGCGCCGGACGCGTACCTGCGCTCCTCGGACTGCTTCTCCAAGCTGAAGATGAAGGACGAGTCGCGCATCGCCCTCGAGGAGCTGGTGAAGGACTACCCGAAGTCCGCCGCCGCCAAGACGGCGAAGGAGCGGCTCGCCGAGCTGGACAAGGCGAAGACGCCGCCCAAGAAGGGGAAGAAATGA
- a CDS encoding 5'-nucleotidase → MLVLDAGNALFKSRDSGEAPDAKARAELLLSEMDAQGTAAMAVGTRDLVLGVDFLKKGTKKAKLKLLSANLVDAQGKPYFPGSLVTTVGGVKVGVVGVSPATTGLEPAGPAVKGTPQPMRKGLPVLPAVTAEVKRLRAQGPLDVVIVLAAVPYDEALRVADQVEGVDFVVQSNEGRGQGITQRGALATLVPPGERGRMLAKLELGLEGQGRFVDISELERNRQSLGIVENNLARAQQRLAAATDATTRQALEQSVASLEARRAALKKTVEGSATGAGRTHLLSYIQLGNDVPADPDVQKRVERVEPPGSAAH, encoded by the coding sequence GTGCTCGTGTTGGATGCGGGCAATGCGCTCTTCAAGAGCCGCGACAGCGGCGAGGCGCCGGATGCGAAGGCGCGCGCGGAGCTGCTCCTGTCGGAGATGGACGCGCAGGGCACCGCGGCCATGGCCGTGGGCACGAGGGACCTCGTGCTCGGCGTGGACTTCCTCAAGAAGGGGACGAAGAAGGCGAAGCTGAAGCTGCTGTCCGCCAACCTCGTGGACGCCCAGGGCAAGCCGTACTTTCCCGGCTCCCTGGTAACGACTGTGGGCGGCGTGAAGGTGGGCGTGGTGGGTGTGTCTCCCGCCACCACCGGGCTGGAGCCGGCGGGGCCCGCCGTGAAGGGCACTCCGCAGCCCATGCGCAAGGGCCTGCCGGTGCTGCCCGCGGTGACGGCCGAGGTGAAGCGCCTGCGCGCCCAGGGGCCGCTGGACGTCGTCATCGTCCTGGCCGCCGTGCCCTACGACGAGGCCCTGCGCGTGGCCGACCAGGTGGAGGGCGTGGACTTCGTGGTGCAGTCGAACGAGGGGCGCGGGCAGGGCATCACCCAGCGCGGCGCCCTGGCCACCCTGGTTCCGCCGGGGGAGCGCGGCCGGATGCTCGCGAAGCTGGAACTGGGCCTGGAGGGCCAGGGCCGCTTCGTGGACATCTCCGAGCTGGAGCGCAACCGGCAGAGCCTGGGCATCGTCGAGAACAACCTCGCCCGGGCCCAGCAGCGGCTCGCGGCGGCCACGGACGCCACCACCCGGCAGGCGCTGGAGCAGTCGGTCGCCAGCCTGGAGGCCCGGCGGGCGGCGCTCAAAAAGACTGTCGAGGGGAGCGCAACGGGAGCCGGCCGGACGCATCTACTGTCGTACATCCAGCTCGGGAACGACGTGCCGGCGGACCCGGACGTCCAGAAGCGGGTGGAGCGCGTCGAGCCCCCAGGCTCGGCGGCCCACTGA
- the rpmE gene encoding 50S ribosomal protein L31, which produces MKPEAHPVYPPARITCACGNTVETKSTRGSFSVEICSNCHPFFTGKYKLVDTAGRIDRFRKKYANNPAKEAAPAAEGAEAAAAKPAAKKGKKAEA; this is translated from the coding sequence ATGAAGCCCGAAGCCCATCCGGTCTACCCGCCCGCCCGCATCACCTGTGCCTGCGGCAACACGGTGGAGACGAAGTCCACCCGCGGCTCCTTCTCGGTGGAAATCTGCTCGAACTGCCACCCCTTCTTCACGGGCAAGTACAAGCTCGTGGACACGGCCGGCCGTATCGACCGCTTCCGCAAGAAGTACGCGAACAACCCTGCCAAGGAGGCCGCGCCGGCAGCCGAGGGCGCCGAGGCTGCCGCCGCGAAGCCCGCCGCCAAGAAGGGCAAGAAGGCCGAGGCCTGA